A region of Labeo rohita strain BAU-BD-2019 chromosome 2, IGBB_LRoh.1.0, whole genome shotgun sequence DNA encodes the following proteins:
- the slc6a9 gene encoding sodium- and chloride-dependent glycine transporter 1 isoform X1: MSESNSSAACMADQNGAVPGEPVKKDENSRRGNWGNQIEFVLTSVGYAVGLGNVWRFPYLCYRNGGGAFMFPYFIMLVFCGIPLFFLELSFGQFTSLGCLGVWKVSPMFKGVGYGMMVVSTYIGIYYNVVICIAFYYFFMSMTNLLPWTYCNNPWNTPDCTGVAGSPRANATFANVSAVVSGVTEIVNRTKRTSPSEEYWRNYVLNISDGIGNFGEVRLPILGCLAVSWVVVFLCLIRGVKSSGKVVYFTATFPYVVLTILFIRGITLEGAVSGIKYYLTPQWEKILDAKVWGDAASQIFYSLGCAWGGLITMASYNKFHNNCFRDSIIISVTNCGTSVYAGFVIFSILGFMANHLGVDVSEVADHGPGLAFVAYPEALTLLPISPLWSLLFFFMLILLGLGTQFCLLETLVTAIVDEIGTDWIIKNKTYVTLGVAIIGFLLGVPLTTQAGIYWLLLMDNYAASFSLVIISCIMCICIMYVYGHKNYFKDVEMMLGFPPPIFFRICWKYVSPFIITFILIFTVIQYKPITYNDYVYPSWSLVIGFAMALSSVICIPIYALFKIAVSEGSTFLERLKNSVRPDPDWGPALQEHRKGRYATTGPESVEVCPLKEDLKDEGKEKLKENETEKKDEIGLTIPGSNGSTLNPTPSA, encoded by the exons AACGGAGCAGTTCCAGGAGAGCCAGTAAAGAAAGATGAAAACTCCAGAAGGGGAAACTGGGGCAACCAGATTGAGTTTGTCCTCACCAGTGTTGGATATGCAGTGGGGCTGGGAAACGTCTGGAGGTTTCCTTATCTCTGCTACAGGAATGGAGGAG GTGCCTTCATGTTCCCATACTTCATCATGCTGGTGTTTTGTGGCATCCCTCTGTTCTTCCTGGAGCTCTCCTTTGGGCAGTTCACATCCCTCGGGTGCCTGGGAGTCTGGAAGGTCAGCCCCATGTTTAAAG GTGTGGGCTATGGAATGATGGTGGTATCTACCTACATTGGGATTTACTACAATGTGGtgatttgcattgcattttattacttCTTCATGTCCATGACAAACCTGCTGCCCTGGACATACTGTAACAACCCCTGGAACACCCCTGACTGCACTGGGGTGGCAGGCTCTCCAAGAGCTAATGCCACTTTCGCCAATGTGTCTGCTGTTGTGTCAGGGGTGACTGAGATAGTCAACCGCACAAAAAGGACAAGTCCTAGTGAAGAGTACTGGAG GAACTATGTGCTGAATATCTCTGATGGTATTGGGAACTTTGGGGAGGTGCGTTTACCTATCCTGGGCTGTCTGGCTGTGTCATGGGTGGTTGTGTTCCTCTGTCTTATTCGAGGAGTCAAGTCATCAGGCAAG GTGGTGTATTTCACAGCAACCTTCCCTTATGTGGTGCTGACCATTCTCTTCATCAGAGGAATCACTCTGGAGGGAGCCGTCAGTGGTATCAAATACTATTTGACCCCTCAGTGGGAGAAAATTCTAGATGCCAAG gTATGGGGAGACGCTGCATCTCAGATTTTCTATTCGCTGGGCTGCGCCTGGGGTGGTCTTATCACCATGGCATCATATAACAAGTTCCACAATAACTGTTTTAG AGACAGTATCATCATCAGTGTTACAAACTGTGGTACCAGTGTGTATGCTGGCTTTGTTATTTTCTCCATCCTGGGATTCATGGCTAATCATCTAGGGGTGGATGTGTCAGAAGTGGCCGATCACGGGCCAGGCTTGGCATTTGTGGCCTACCCGGAGGCTCTAACATTGCTGCCAATTTCCCCACTCTGGTCCCTGCTGTTCTTCTTTATGCTCATTTTATTGGGCCTGGGCACTCAG TTCTGTCTACTGGAGACTCTGGTGACGGCTATTGTAGATGAGATTGGAACTGACTGGATTATCAAAAATAAGACCTATGTCACGCTGGGAGTCGCCATCATCGGATTCCTCCTAGGAGTGCCGCTGACCACACAG GCAGGAATATACTGGTTGCTGCTTATGGACAACTACGCTGCTAGTTTCTCTCTAGTCATCATCTCTTGCATCATGTGCATCTGTATAATGTATGTCTATG GTCACAAgaactattttaaagatgtggAGATGATGCTAGGCTTCCCTCCTCCAATCTTCTTCAGGATCTGCTGGAAATATGTGTCTCCTTTCATTATTACT TTCATTCTGATTTTCACCGTGATACAGTACAAGCCTATTACCTACAATGACTATGTCTACCCCAGCTGGTCATTGGTCATTGGGTTTGCCATGGCTTTGTCTTCAGTGATCTGTATACCTATCTATGCTCTGTTCAAGATTGCTGTGTCTGAAGGATCCACATTTTTAGAG CGTTTGAAGAACTCTGTAAGGCCCGACCCGGACTGGGGCCCAGCTCTCCAGGAGCACCGCAAAGGCCGATATGCCACTACGGGGCCCGAATCTGTAGAGGTGTGCCCTCTCAAAGAAGACCTAAAGGATGAGGGGAAAGAGAAACTCAAGGAGAATGAGACGGAGAAAAAGGATGAGATCGGTTTGACCATCCCAGGAAGCAACGGCTCCACATTAAACCCCACACCCAGTGCATAG
- the slc6a9 gene encoding sodium- and chloride-dependent glycine transporter 1 isoform X3: MDSIKNGAVPGEPVKKDENSRRGNWGNQIEFVLTSVGYAVGLGNVWRFPYLCYRNGGGAFMFPYFIMLVFCGIPLFFLELSFGQFTSLGCLGVWKVSPMFKGVGYGMMVVSTYIGIYYNVVICIAFYYFFMSMTNLLPWTYCNNPWNTPDCTGVAGSPRANATFANVSAVVSGVTEIVNRTKRTSPSEEYWRNYVLNISDGIGNFGEVRLPILGCLAVSWVVVFLCLIRGVKSSGKVVYFTATFPYVVLTILFIRGITLEGAVSGIKYYLTPQWEKILDAKVWGDAASQIFYSLGCAWGGLITMASYNKFHNNCFRDSIIISVTNCGTSVYAGFVIFSILGFMANHLGVDVSEVADHGPGLAFVAYPEALTLLPISPLWSLLFFFMLILLGLGTQFCLLETLVTAIVDEIGTDWIIKNKTYVTLGVAIIGFLLGVPLTTQAGIYWLLLMDNYAASFSLVIISCIMCICIMYVYGHKNYFKDVEMMLGFPPPIFFRICWKYVSPFIITFILIFTVIQYKPITYNDYVYPSWSLVIGFAMALSSVICIPIYALFKIAVSEGSTFLERLKNSVRPDPDWGPALQEHRKGRYATTGPESVEVCPLKEDLKDEGKEKLKENETEKKDEIGLTIPGSNGSTLNPTPSA; this comes from the exons AACGGAGCAGTTCCAGGAGAGCCAGTAAAGAAAGATGAAAACTCCAGAAGGGGAAACTGGGGCAACCAGATTGAGTTTGTCCTCACCAGTGTTGGATATGCAGTGGGGCTGGGAAACGTCTGGAGGTTTCCTTATCTCTGCTACAGGAATGGAGGAG GTGCCTTCATGTTCCCATACTTCATCATGCTGGTGTTTTGTGGCATCCCTCTGTTCTTCCTGGAGCTCTCCTTTGGGCAGTTCACATCCCTCGGGTGCCTGGGAGTCTGGAAGGTCAGCCCCATGTTTAAAG GTGTGGGCTATGGAATGATGGTGGTATCTACCTACATTGGGATTTACTACAATGTGGtgatttgcattgcattttattacttCTTCATGTCCATGACAAACCTGCTGCCCTGGACATACTGTAACAACCCCTGGAACACCCCTGACTGCACTGGGGTGGCAGGCTCTCCAAGAGCTAATGCCACTTTCGCCAATGTGTCTGCTGTTGTGTCAGGGGTGACTGAGATAGTCAACCGCACAAAAAGGACAAGTCCTAGTGAAGAGTACTGGAG GAACTATGTGCTGAATATCTCTGATGGTATTGGGAACTTTGGGGAGGTGCGTTTACCTATCCTGGGCTGTCTGGCTGTGTCATGGGTGGTTGTGTTCCTCTGTCTTATTCGAGGAGTCAAGTCATCAGGCAAG GTGGTGTATTTCACAGCAACCTTCCCTTATGTGGTGCTGACCATTCTCTTCATCAGAGGAATCACTCTGGAGGGAGCCGTCAGTGGTATCAAATACTATTTGACCCCTCAGTGGGAGAAAATTCTAGATGCCAAG gTATGGGGAGACGCTGCATCTCAGATTTTCTATTCGCTGGGCTGCGCCTGGGGTGGTCTTATCACCATGGCATCATATAACAAGTTCCACAATAACTGTTTTAG AGACAGTATCATCATCAGTGTTACAAACTGTGGTACCAGTGTGTATGCTGGCTTTGTTATTTTCTCCATCCTGGGATTCATGGCTAATCATCTAGGGGTGGATGTGTCAGAAGTGGCCGATCACGGGCCAGGCTTGGCATTTGTGGCCTACCCGGAGGCTCTAACATTGCTGCCAATTTCCCCACTCTGGTCCCTGCTGTTCTTCTTTATGCTCATTTTATTGGGCCTGGGCACTCAG TTCTGTCTACTGGAGACTCTGGTGACGGCTATTGTAGATGAGATTGGAACTGACTGGATTATCAAAAATAAGACCTATGTCACGCTGGGAGTCGCCATCATCGGATTCCTCCTAGGAGTGCCGCTGACCACACAG GCAGGAATATACTGGTTGCTGCTTATGGACAACTACGCTGCTAGTTTCTCTCTAGTCATCATCTCTTGCATCATGTGCATCTGTATAATGTATGTCTATG GTCACAAgaactattttaaagatgtggAGATGATGCTAGGCTTCCCTCCTCCAATCTTCTTCAGGATCTGCTGGAAATATGTGTCTCCTTTCATTATTACT TTCATTCTGATTTTCACCGTGATACAGTACAAGCCTATTACCTACAATGACTATGTCTACCCCAGCTGGTCATTGGTCATTGGGTTTGCCATGGCTTTGTCTTCAGTGATCTGTATACCTATCTATGCTCTGTTCAAGATTGCTGTGTCTGAAGGATCCACATTTTTAGAG CGTTTGAAGAACTCTGTAAGGCCCGACCCGGACTGGGGCCCAGCTCTCCAGGAGCACCGCAAAGGCCGATATGCCACTACGGGGCCCGAATCTGTAGAGGTGTGCCCTCTCAAAGAAGACCTAAAGGATGAGGGGAAAGAGAAACTCAAGGAGAATGAGACGGAGAAAAAGGATGAGATCGGTTTGACCATCCCAGGAAGCAACGGCTCCACATTAAACCCCACACCCAGTGCATAG
- the slc6a9 gene encoding sodium- and chloride-dependent glycine transporter 1 isoform X2 produces the protein MEEKQFSGILNGAVPGEPVKKDENSRRGNWGNQIEFVLTSVGYAVGLGNVWRFPYLCYRNGGGAFMFPYFIMLVFCGIPLFFLELSFGQFTSLGCLGVWKVSPMFKGVGYGMMVVSTYIGIYYNVVICIAFYYFFMSMTNLLPWTYCNNPWNTPDCTGVAGSPRANATFANVSAVVSGVTEIVNRTKRTSPSEEYWRNYVLNISDGIGNFGEVRLPILGCLAVSWVVVFLCLIRGVKSSGKVVYFTATFPYVVLTILFIRGITLEGAVSGIKYYLTPQWEKILDAKVWGDAASQIFYSLGCAWGGLITMASYNKFHNNCFRDSIIISVTNCGTSVYAGFVIFSILGFMANHLGVDVSEVADHGPGLAFVAYPEALTLLPISPLWSLLFFFMLILLGLGTQFCLLETLVTAIVDEIGTDWIIKNKTYVTLGVAIIGFLLGVPLTTQAGIYWLLLMDNYAASFSLVIISCIMCICIMYVYGHKNYFKDVEMMLGFPPPIFFRICWKYVSPFIITFILIFTVIQYKPITYNDYVYPSWSLVIGFAMALSSVICIPIYALFKIAVSEGSTFLERLKNSVRPDPDWGPALQEHRKGRYATTGPESVEVCPLKEDLKDEGKEKLKENETEKKDEIGLTIPGSNGSTLNPTPSA, from the exons AACGGAGCAGTTCCAGGAGAGCCAGTAAAGAAAGATGAAAACTCCAGAAGGGGAAACTGGGGCAACCAGATTGAGTTTGTCCTCACCAGTGTTGGATATGCAGTGGGGCTGGGAAACGTCTGGAGGTTTCCTTATCTCTGCTACAGGAATGGAGGAG GTGCCTTCATGTTCCCATACTTCATCATGCTGGTGTTTTGTGGCATCCCTCTGTTCTTCCTGGAGCTCTCCTTTGGGCAGTTCACATCCCTCGGGTGCCTGGGAGTCTGGAAGGTCAGCCCCATGTTTAAAG GTGTGGGCTATGGAATGATGGTGGTATCTACCTACATTGGGATTTACTACAATGTGGtgatttgcattgcattttattacttCTTCATGTCCATGACAAACCTGCTGCCCTGGACATACTGTAACAACCCCTGGAACACCCCTGACTGCACTGGGGTGGCAGGCTCTCCAAGAGCTAATGCCACTTTCGCCAATGTGTCTGCTGTTGTGTCAGGGGTGACTGAGATAGTCAACCGCACAAAAAGGACAAGTCCTAGTGAAGAGTACTGGAG GAACTATGTGCTGAATATCTCTGATGGTATTGGGAACTTTGGGGAGGTGCGTTTACCTATCCTGGGCTGTCTGGCTGTGTCATGGGTGGTTGTGTTCCTCTGTCTTATTCGAGGAGTCAAGTCATCAGGCAAG GTGGTGTATTTCACAGCAACCTTCCCTTATGTGGTGCTGACCATTCTCTTCATCAGAGGAATCACTCTGGAGGGAGCCGTCAGTGGTATCAAATACTATTTGACCCCTCAGTGGGAGAAAATTCTAGATGCCAAG gTATGGGGAGACGCTGCATCTCAGATTTTCTATTCGCTGGGCTGCGCCTGGGGTGGTCTTATCACCATGGCATCATATAACAAGTTCCACAATAACTGTTTTAG AGACAGTATCATCATCAGTGTTACAAACTGTGGTACCAGTGTGTATGCTGGCTTTGTTATTTTCTCCATCCTGGGATTCATGGCTAATCATCTAGGGGTGGATGTGTCAGAAGTGGCCGATCACGGGCCAGGCTTGGCATTTGTGGCCTACCCGGAGGCTCTAACATTGCTGCCAATTTCCCCACTCTGGTCCCTGCTGTTCTTCTTTATGCTCATTTTATTGGGCCTGGGCACTCAG TTCTGTCTACTGGAGACTCTGGTGACGGCTATTGTAGATGAGATTGGAACTGACTGGATTATCAAAAATAAGACCTATGTCACGCTGGGAGTCGCCATCATCGGATTCCTCCTAGGAGTGCCGCTGACCACACAG GCAGGAATATACTGGTTGCTGCTTATGGACAACTACGCTGCTAGTTTCTCTCTAGTCATCATCTCTTGCATCATGTGCATCTGTATAATGTATGTCTATG GTCACAAgaactattttaaagatgtggAGATGATGCTAGGCTTCCCTCCTCCAATCTTCTTCAGGATCTGCTGGAAATATGTGTCTCCTTTCATTATTACT TTCATTCTGATTTTCACCGTGATACAGTACAAGCCTATTACCTACAATGACTATGTCTACCCCAGCTGGTCATTGGTCATTGGGTTTGCCATGGCTTTGTCTTCAGTGATCTGTATACCTATCTATGCTCTGTTCAAGATTGCTGTGTCTGAAGGATCCACATTTTTAGAG CGTTTGAAGAACTCTGTAAGGCCCGACCCGGACTGGGGCCCAGCTCTCCAGGAGCACCGCAAAGGCCGATATGCCACTACGGGGCCCGAATCTGTAGAGGTGTGCCCTCTCAAAGAAGACCTAAAGGATGAGGGGAAAGAGAAACTCAAGGAGAATGAGACGGAGAAAAAGGATGAGATCGGTTTGACCATCCCAGGAAGCAACGGCTCCACATTAAACCCCACACCCAGTGCATAG